The nucleotide window ACAATCTGTCGGTCACCGGCTCGGGCAGCGCATATCGCAGCACCAGCGCGGTCACGATGACGCCGATGACGACGACGGCGAACGCGATGCCGATGAGGAGGAACAGCTTGGGGCGGGTCATGTCATCACACTATGGCCAGGTCCCGTCACAGGAGCCGCACATTCGGTGCCAGACCTGGAACACCGCCGGCATCGGCGTCAGGGTTCTGCCGCAAGGGACCGGATCGGCGGAACTGTCAGCTCAGTCACCACGGGCGGCAGGCGGCGGGAGAGTGTGTGAGAATGGCAGTCTGCGTCAAGCCACGCTGTGCCGTCCGACCCCGATTTCAGCAGGAGGTGCCATGCGATCGCCCATTCCGGATTTCCTCGATGAGACGCTTGATCGTTTCCGTCCCGACCGGTCCGGTGAGAATGCGGACTACATCCCGGCTCTCGCCGCCGCCGATCCGGAGAAGCTCGCGATCTGCATCTCCACCCTCGACGGCGTCGAATACACCTCCGGCGATGCCGAGCATGCGTTCTCCATCCAGTCGATGTCGAAGCCGTTCATCTATGGCCTAGCCCTCGAACAGGAGGGCCTGGCGGGAGTCTTCGAAAAGGTCGGCGTCGAACCCAGCGGGGAGAAGTTCAACGAGCTCTCCCTCGACAAGAAGTCGGGTCGGCCGCTCAACCCGATGATCAATGCCGGCGCGATGACCATCCACTCCATCCTCGGCGATCCGGGGGCGAGCCTGGCCGAACGCACCGAGATCGTCCGCTCCGGCCTCTCCCGCTTCGCCGGGCGGGAGCTGACCATCGACGAAGACGTCGCCGACGGCGAATGGCGTGAGGCCTACCGCAACGTCGCGATCGCGAACATGCTCCGGTCCTACGACATCTTCTACGACGACCCCGATGAGGTGGTCCGCGGCTACATCGAGCAGTGCTCGATCCTCGTCACGGTCAAGGACCTCGCGATCATGGCCGCCACCCTCGCCGGAGGCGGCCTCAACCCGCTGACCGGCGAACAGGTGCTCTCCCCCAGGGTCAACCGGCAGGTGCTCGCGGTCATGATGACCTGCGGCATGTACGACGCTGCGGGCGACTGGATGACGGAGATCGGGATGCCCGCAAAGAGCGGCGTCTCCGGCGGAGTCTTCGGAGTCATGCCCGGTCAGGTCGGCATTGCGACCCTTTCCCCGCGCCTGGACAGACACGGCACGAGCGTGCGCGGGGCGAAGATCTTCCGAGACCTCTCGGACCGGCTGAGCCTGCACATCATGGACGCCCCCGAACCGGCCCGTTCGATCATCCGGCGCGACCGCCGCTTCGTCGACGGTGAGGGCAACATGGTCCGCATCTGCAGCCTCCAGGGACTCATCCAGTGGAGCGGGTCGGAGAACGTCCTGCGCGCGATGGACGAGCCGGATTCGACCACGGACACGTTCGTCCTCGACCTGCGTCGGGTCAATGAGATCAACTCGGTGGCCAGGTACATGCTCACCGAGGCGCTGTCCCGCCTCGAGGACGACGGCACCCGTGTGGTGCTCATGGATCCCGACGACTTGATGCAGTGCAAGGGTCCGAACTCGGCGCTGCCCGGGGTGGAGATCCTCGATTCGCTCAAATCGGTCAAGGGACTCAAACGCGTCCGCGACGATCGCCGCCGGGAGATGGCCGAACGCATCAGGTAGTTCAGTCGGGCCGGGCGGAGTCGGGTCTCCCGACTGGTTGAACCCGTACGGTGGGCACTGAACGGCATTTGATAAGGTGAGCCTAACCGAATTCCTGCGCCGAGGCGGCTTCGCCGTCCGGACCCGGCCTCGAGCCTGCAGGGGTACCCCGCTTGAGAAAGGCCGTTGATGACGACCGCACCGAACACCCCCGAGCGCACCGCCCGACCTGCCCGCGCGCAGGCGATCCTCACCGTCCTCGAGGTCACCGAAGTCACCCCGCACCTGGTGCGGATCCGCCTCGGCGGCGATGACACCTTCGACAACATCACCGTCAACGATGCGACAGACAAGTACGTCAAACTCCTCTTCGCCGACCCCGCCCACGGACTCGTCCCGCCCTATGATCTCGACGAGCTGCGCGAGCAGGCTCCGGAGAAGCTGCCGAGTCGCCGCACCTACACGCTCCGTGAGATCGACGTCGACGAGAAATGGCTGAGCATCGACTTCGTCATCCATGACGACGTTGGCGTCGCCGGTCCCTGGGCGAAGAACGCCGCCCCCGGTGACAGGCTCGTGCTCTTCGGAGCCGGCGGCAAGTACGCTCCCGCCGCCGAGTCCGATTGGCACCTGCTCATCGCCGACCTGTCAGCGATTCCCGCGGTGAGCACAGCCCTTGAGGCGATGCCTGCCGATGCGCGCGGAGCCATCATCGCCCATGTCGCCGAGGCGGCCGACCGAGTTCTGCCCGAGGTGCCTGCCGGCATCGAGGTGAAGTGGGTGGACTCCTATGACGAGCTCATCAGCGCCGTGCAGGAGTTGGAGTGGCTTCCCGGCACCCCGCAGGTCTTCGCCCACGGCGAGCGCGAGGCGATCAAGTCGATCCGCAAGGTGCTCAAGGAACGCGAAGTGCCGCGAGAGGCTCTGTCGATCTCGGCCTACTGGGCCGATGGCCGTGCCGAGGACCAGTTCCAGGCCGAGAAGCGCGAACCCATCGGCAAGATCGACTGAGGCGAGCGTCCACCTCCGAGACACCCACATTCGCCGACCGCTCATGCTGCAGTCGAACACTCACCGCATAACGCGGTACAGCGACGGCACCATGAGCGGTCGGCGTTTGGTGTCAGCGGCGGCGCGTGTTGTCAGCGGCGGCGGCGCGTCAGCAGGAAGGCTGCGACTCCGATGGCGATGAGTCCGAGGGCGATGCCGCCGAGGATGAGGTACTGACCGAGGTCAGCTCCCGTGCGCGGCAGCGGGTCCCCATCGGAGTCCGCAGAGTCCTGGGAGCCTTCCGCAGAACCCTCGGCGTTCGCGGTGTCCTCGGAGCCGTCGGCAGCCTCATCGGTCCCGGACGACGCACTCGAACCGGCGGTTCCGGCGTCGGAATCCGAGCCGGTGCCTGCTGAATCGGAACCGGTACCGCCGGCGGCAGACTCTGCACCGGCGTCCTCATCAGCCTCGGAACCATCGGCGCCGGCCGCGGCGTCCGCACCGGCACCCGCATCCTCGTCAGCCCCGGCGTTCTCGTCCCCGTCGTCTTCAGCGCTGTCATCTCCACCGCCGTCGGCCAGGTCCGCCACCGAATACAGGCTCGTGGTTCCCGAGACCTCATTGCCGACGACCAGCGCGGCCTCACCCGAAGGCGACTGATCAGCGGACAGGAACGTGATGCCCTCCGGACCCAGATCCCCGGCGCTCGAGAGCAGCGCCGCCGGGTCCGAGGCATCCTCGATCACGTCCTCGACGGAGACCGAGAAGTCACGGTTGTTGAAGTAGGTGGCGAACTTCGGCGCACTCGGATCACTGAGGTCGAATGCCGCGATTCCGCCGACCCGCTCGAAGCCGACGAAGGCGTACGTCTTCTCCCCCACTTCGCCGATGGTCAGCGCCTCGGGCTCGGGGCCCTTGTCGTCGCTGCGACCTTCGAGGTTGGACTCGGAGTGGTTGGAGTTGAAGAACTCGGGTGCCGCCTCGGCGGTCAGTCTCTCGAACTCATCCCCGGAATCGGCCACGAGCTTCCCGTCGGTCGTCCACACCGAGAACGACCGGGCGCCGAACGCCACGAGCTCCTCGTAGCAGTCGCCGTCCTCGCTCAGTCCCATGTCGGTGATGATGTTCAGCCTGCCGAGGTCCTCATCGTCGAGTTCGTCGGCCAAGGGCGAGGTCTCGCACACCGGGGCCAGCCCGTCTTCGCCGAGGTCCTTGACCCTGGCCGCATCCACGAAGTCGCCCCACTCCCGCGAGTCGCCTTCGTTCGCGGTCACCAGGTAGTCAGTGCCGCCTGAGGTGAAGCTCGAGATCGTGTCGGGCATGTACGCGCCTTTGAGCCCCTCGTACTCCGTGATGTTCACGGTCGGAGCGTCCTCGGGGTCGCGGTCCGAGGCGTCGATTCCGTTGCCGGCCTGCCCGTGGTCCTTGAGCCCCAGCGGAAGGATCTTCTCCACAGTGGCCGAGGCGATGTCGACGACCGCGATCGCGTTCGCCTCCTGCAGGGTGGCGTACGCCTTGTCACCGGTGACGGTGATGTATTCGGGTTCGAGGTTCCGCGAAATCGGCAGGTCCGATTCCGGTGTGGGTCCGAAGATCCGCACATCATCGGGCAGTGTCTTCGACCCGCCGTCTTCGAAGTCGTGGAAGTCAGCGGTGTGCACGTCCTCATCCGAGGCGGCGGCCACCTCGGCGGGCAGATCGATGACCGACACCGATCCTTCGGGATCGGTCGAGAAATCATCGGCCGGCTCACCTTCGTTCGCCGCCAGTGCGTGAGTGCCGTCCGGGGTGACGGTGACCATGTCCGGCAGGGAGCCGACCGGAACCTCGCCGAGGATGTCCGCCTCCGGGTTGTTCGCGTCGAAGAACATCACCGAACCGGGCTTCGTCTTGTCCTCGTCCTCGAGGGCGATGACGCCGAGTCCGTCGTCGCGGATGGCGATCGAGTTCGCCACGCCGGTGCCGGTTATCTCCGAGATCTTCTTCGGATTCTTCGGGTCCGAGGCGTCGATGACATCGACGGTTGCGGCCTGCGCGTTGACCGTGAAGACGGTGTCGCCGTGGACGGCGGTGATCTCGGCGGCGGATTCGTCGAACTGTCCGGTCTCATACGAGCCGAGGAACCCCATCTCGATCTGCGCGTCGGAGGCCGAGGAGCTGATGGGCTCGGGCACTTCTGCGGCGTGGGCGGCATCGGTTCCCAACGCTGCGGTGCCGCCGACGAATCCGGTGGCCAGCAGGAGGGAAGCCGCCGAAGCGGTGAGCATCTTCACGGACAGAGGTTTCGTCATCGGTTCTCCGGGATCGAGTCGGGTGCGGGCCGACCGGACCCGCAACCACTCATTCATAGGCACCCGGAATGGACTGGTCCCGAACCGCAGATGGACACGTGGTGAACACACTCAGCTCGGCGATCCGTCACCGACCGCACACGTTGCCGCCGCTGTATCACGTTGCGCGGTGAGCGGTCGGCGGTAACCTGAGCGGTCGGCGGAAGGCGCGTTCAGCCGAGGTCGAGGTGGTCGGCCACCTCGGCGACTTTCCGCTTCGCACTCGCATCGAGGTCACGGACCGGCAGGGGCAGACTGTCTGCACCCACGAGACCGAGATGTTCGGCAATGGCGGCGCTCACCCGCAGGCTGCCGCCGAACTCGGCGAAAAGATCCCACAGCGGCTGCAGGCCGGCGGAGAGCTCACGTGCCTGGTCGGCGTTGCCGAGTTCTGCCGCTCGGGTGATTTCGAGGAGGGGTTCGGGGACTGTGCCGCCCACTGCCGTGTACCAGGCGTCGCAGCCGGCGATGAGTCCCTCCGCGCCGTGGGCATCGCCGGAGATCCCGATCGTCACCTCATTGCCCACGGCGGCACGGATCTCGCCGATGCGCTCATCCCACCCGGCCGGTGAGAGCGGGAAGCCGGGGATCTTGATCGACGCCACTCCGTCGAGTGCGGCGAGTCGGGCGTAGAGCTCGGTGGTGAAGGTGAAATGAGTGGTGCCCGGATTGTCGTAGACGACGATCGGCAGATCCGTGGAATCCGCGACTGTGCGGAAGAGTTCGAACACTTCGTCCTCGGTCAGCGGCTGATAGCTCACCGGCGCGAGCAGCAGACCCTGCGCACCGGCGTCTTCGGCGGAGCGGACATTGGTGAGCACGTCCCTCGCCCGCAGTGCTCCGACTCCGACGAGGACGGGGATGTCGAGCGCGGAATCGACCGTCAGCTGCGCGACCCGCGCGCGTTCCTCTGTGTCGAGGTAGGCATAGGACCCGGTCGATCCGAGTGCGGTGATCGAGTCGACCCCGGCGAGGACGAGGCGCTCGATGAGCCCTGTGTAGGAATCCTCGTCGAGGGTCTCGCCTGTCAGCGGGGTGAGCGGAAACGCGCTCAATCCGGTGAGGAGCGAAGGATCGTATGCGGGTGTGCTCGTCAAGTGTCCTCCTCGTGGGGCGGATGGTGGCGTGGCGGGACTGCGGCGGACGAGTCCGATGCACTCCAGTCTGCCAGGTCACACCTCGCCGGACAGGTACGTCTCGAGCGAATCGAAGGACGGCTGAGCGGCGACGTCCATCACGGCCGCCGCACCGACGGCGTTCGCCGCACGCAGCGCCTGCGCGGGCTCGAACCCGCTGCGCAGTCCGATGGTCAGTGCCGCGCAGAACGCGTCACCGGCACCGACAGTGCTCACCGGGTTCCTCGGCAGCGCCTCGGCGAAGGCGATCTGCTCACCGCGGGAGAGCAGTGCCGAACCGCGGGCGCCATAGGTCACGGCCACATGCTTCGCGTCCTGCAGCTGCGGCAGGTGGGAGTATTCGGTTTCGTTGACGATGATGAGATCGGCACGGTCGACCGCCTCGGCGGGCAGGGCGAGTGCCGGGGCAGCGTTGATGACGAAGTATCCCGGAACCCGCCGGGCAAGTTCGACGATGAGGTCGAGTGAGATCTCGAGCTGGGTGAGCACGGTTTCGTCCTCACCGAATTCGACCCCGTCGAGGCTGACCCGAGCGTTCGCGCCTTCGCACACGGCTATCTGATTCTCACCCTGCGCGTCGACCATGATGAGCGCGGTCCCGGTCTCCGTGTCCGCCTCGGCGATGGCATCGGTTCGGACCCCGGCGGCGCGGAGTGCCCGCACCATCGCTCGCCCCTCCGCGTCGGCACCGACGGCGCCGACCATCCGGGTGCGCGCTCCGAGGCGGGCCGCAGCGGCAGCCTGATTCGCTCCCTTCCCGCCGGGCGACCGGGTGAGCCTGCCGCCGCCGATGGTCTCACCGGCGGCGGGCAGGCGGGAGGTGGTGGCGGTGATGTCGGCGTTGATGCTGCCGACGACTGCGAGGTCCACGTCCATTCTCAGGCTCGGCCCTCGGCTCAGGAGGCGACGGCGACGATCTCGACGGGAATGTTGCCGCGCGTGGCCTTCGAGTAGGGGCACAGTTCGTGGGTGCGGTCGGCGACCTTCTGCGCCGTGTCCTGGTCGACGCCGGGGACGGTGACGGTGAGCTTGACGCTGAGGCCGAAGCTCTCGCCCTCCTTGCCGATTCCGACCTCGGAGTTGACGACGGACTTCGAGGTGTCGACGCCGAGCTCCTTGCCGGCCAGTGCCATTGCACCCTGGAAGCAGGCCCCGTAGCCGACGGCGAAGAGCTGCTCCGGATTGGTGGCACCGCCGGGGCCGCCCATCTCCTTGGGGCTGCGGAGGTCGACGTCGAGCACCTTGTCATCGGTGGCTCCGTGACCGTCACGGCCCCCTGTGATCTCGGCCTTTGCGGTGTATGCGATGTTCTCTGGGGTGTTCATTGCACGTCTCCTGTTCGTCGAATCGACTCTGTGCGTCAGCAGGACCTTCACGAGGAAGGCTCCTGGTGCCGAGTATTGTCACTTCTCCGCCGGAAGTCCATGCCTTGTCTCCACGCCGTGTCGATGAGCGAACGTCCATCGGTCCGCATCCCCCTATAACCCCGAGGAGTCGTCTCGCGCTCAGACCCGGCCGACAACGAAGGAAGCCCCGTGATCTGCTTGTTCCAGCAGATCACGGGGCTTCCCGATCGGGGTGAGTAACGGGACTTGAACCCGCGACATCCGCGACCACAACGCGGCGCTCTACCAGCTGAGCTATACCCACCACATGCGCTGCGCCTCGGCGCAGACAGCAAAATACATCTTAACCGCACCCCGTCGGCACGGGCAAACCAGAACGGCACATCACCGACAATGAGACGCAGATCTCCCTGCGTGCAACGATTCCATAGCGTTGTATAACGGTTTCGGAAAAGCGGTAGGAGCAGCCCTCGACATTCATTAGGATTGATTCGGTCCCGTCCTCGATATGCCTCAAGGAACCCTGTACATGACTCGTGCGTTGATCTCCGTCTCCGATGACGGGTTCACCTACATCTCCCTCAACGGGGCGACGAGTCGCTATTCGGACACCGGCCAGGCCATCTCCTACCTCGGCGATTATGCCCGGGAGACCGCCACGCCGCTGACAGTGACGATCGACGACGGAGAAAAGAAGACCGACATCTCCATCGATGCACAGGGCAAGGTCGGGTCCGCACCGAAACCAGAGACCGGCGGCGCACACTCCGCGACCGGGGACACCACTCCAACAGCTCAGACGAACTCCAGCGCCGAGGCGGCCGCCGGGTCCTCCGCGCACGATTCGACTGCGCGGGGCTCGGCCCCACAGGGCTCTGCCGCGCAGGACCCCGCCGCACACGATTCGGCCGCGCACGATTCTGCCGCAGCCCGGACCGAGCCTGCGAATTCCAGCAATGACGCCTACCCGCAGGGCACACCGTTCTCCGGTCCAGCTCCCGCCACCGCACCGAAGGTGACGAAGACCCAGCCGCGCAAGCGCGCTTCCCGCAATCGCCCGCAGCGTCTGAAGAAGATCACGGTTCCCGGCCTCGTGCTCATCGGCTTGGCGATTCTCATGGTCGGCGCGTTCGTCGTCCCCAATATCGTCCCCGTCGAATCCGATGACGCCCCGCAGACGATCGGTTCCGAGCAGCAGGTCAATCCGGCCTCGGACCTCTCCGTCGACAAGACCCGCGACGTCGTGCCGAGCTTCGACAACTCCCCCAAGTGGGAGGCCGAGGTGCCCA belongs to Brevibacterium spongiae and includes:
- a CDS encoding glutaminase, translated to MRSPIPDFLDETLDRFRPDRSGENADYIPALAAADPEKLAICISTLDGVEYTSGDAEHAFSIQSMSKPFIYGLALEQEGLAGVFEKVGVEPSGEKFNELSLDKKSGRPLNPMINAGAMTIHSILGDPGASLAERTEIVRSGLSRFAGRELTIDEDVADGEWREAYRNVAIANMLRSYDIFYDDPDEVVRGYIEQCSILVTVKDLAIMAATLAGGGLNPLTGEQVLSPRVNRQVLAVMMTCGMYDAAGDWMTEIGMPAKSGVSGGVFGVMPGQVGIATLSPRLDRHGTSVRGAKIFRDLSDRLSLHIMDAPEPARSIIRRDRRFVDGEGNMVRICSLQGLIQWSGSENVLRAMDEPDSTTDTFVLDLRRVNEINSVARYMLTEALSRLEDDGTRVVLMDPDDLMQCKGPNSALPGVEILDSLKSVKGLKRVRDDRRREMAERIR
- a CDS encoding siderophore-interacting protein, which gives rise to MTTAPNTPERTARPARAQAILTVLEVTEVTPHLVRIRLGGDDTFDNITVNDATDKYVKLLFADPAHGLVPPYDLDELREQAPEKLPSRRTYTLREIDVDEKWLSIDFVIHDDVGVAGPWAKNAAPGDRLVLFGAGGKYAPAAESDWHLLIADLSAIPAVSTALEAMPADARGAIIAHVAEAADRVLPEVPAGIEVKWVDSYDELISAVQELEWLPGTPQVFAHGEREAIKSIRKVLKEREVPREALSISAYWADGRAEDQFQAEKREPIGKID
- a CDS encoding PfkB family carbohydrate kinase, which translates into the protein MDVDLAVVGSINADITATTSRLPAAGETIGGGRLTRSPGGKGANQAAAAARLGARTRMVGAVGADAEGRAMVRALRAAGVRTDAIAEADTETGTALIMVDAQGENQIAVCEGANARVSLDGVEFGEDETVLTQLEISLDLIVELARRVPGYFVINAAPALALPAEAVDRADLIIVNETEYSHLPQLQDAKHVAVTYGARGSALLSRGEQIAFAEALPRNPVSTVGAGDAFCAALTIGLRSGFEPAQALRAANAVGAAAVMDVAAQPSFDSLETYLSGEV
- a CDS encoding dihydrodipicolinate synthase family protein, whose product is MTSTPAYDPSLLTGLSAFPLTPLTGETLDEDSYTGLIERLVLAGVDSITALGSTGSYAYLDTEERARVAQLTVDSALDIPVLVGVGALRARDVLTNVRSAEDAGAQGLLLAPVSYQPLTEDEVFELFRTVADSTDLPIVVYDNPGTTHFTFTTELYARLAALDGVASIKIPGFPLSPAGWDERIGEIRAAVGNEVTIGISGDAHGAEGLIAGCDAWYTAVGGTVPEPLLEITRAAELGNADQARELSAGLQPLWDLFAEFGGSLRVSAAIAEHLGLVGADSLPLPVRDLDASAKRKVAEVADHLDLG
- a CDS encoding organic hydroperoxide resistance protein, with the translated sequence MNTPENIAYTAKAEITGGRDGHGATDDKVLDVDLRSPKEMGGPGGATNPEQLFAVGYGACFQGAMALAGKELGVDTSKSVVNSEVGIGKEGESFGLSVKLTVTVPGVDQDTAQKVADRTHELCPYSKATRGNIPVEIVAVAS
- a CDS encoding choice-of-anchor I family protein yields the protein MTKPLSVKMLTASAASLLLATGFVGGTAALGTDAAHAAEVPEPISSSASDAQIEMGFLGSYETGQFDESAAEITAVHGDTVFTVNAQAATVDVIDASDPKNPKKISEITGTGVANSIAIRDDGLGVIALEDEDKTKPGSVMFFDANNPEADILGEVPVGSLPDMVTVTPDGTHALAANEGEPADDFSTDPEGSVSVIDLPAEVAAASDEDVHTADFHDFEDGGSKTLPDDVRIFGPTPESDLPISRNLEPEYITVTGDKAYATLQEANAIAVVDIASATVEKILPLGLKDHGQAGNGIDASDRDPEDAPTVNITEYEGLKGAYMPDTISSFTSGGTDYLVTANEGDSREWGDFVDAARVKDLGEDGLAPVCETSPLADELDDEDLGRLNIITDMGLSEDGDCYEELVAFGARSFSVWTTDGKLVADSGDEFERLTAEAAPEFFNSNHSESNLEGRSDDKGPEPEALTIGEVGEKTYAFVGFERVGGIAAFDLSDPSAPKFATYFNNRDFSVSVEDVIEDASDPAALLSSAGDLGPEGITFLSADQSPSGEAALVVGNEVSGTTSLYSVADLADGGGDDSAEDDGDENAGADEDAGAGADAAAGADGSEADEDAGAESAAGGTGSDSAGTGSDSDAGTAGSSASSGTDEAADGSEDTANAEGSAEGSQDSADSDGDPLPRTGADLGQYLILGGIALGLIAIGVAAFLLTRRRR